Proteins co-encoded in one Opitutus terrae PB90-1 genomic window:
- a CDS encoding ferritin-like domain-containing protein → MMKSNETISREELVRLLNEDLAREYQAIIAYVVYSQTIKGAEFLHIAAELERHASEELEHALTIAKQIDYLNGSPVATPKEVKRSDDAREMLRFDLENERVTIVNYRERIRQAEALGEFALSEVLREIIAQEQEHLTDLADALGIDTPPLDERVAG, encoded by the coding sequence ATGATGAAATCGAACGAGACGATCAGCCGCGAGGAACTGGTGCGGCTGTTGAACGAGGATCTGGCCCGCGAGTATCAGGCGATCATCGCCTACGTCGTCTACAGCCAGACGATTAAGGGCGCCGAGTTCCTGCACATCGCCGCCGAGCTCGAGCGCCACGCCAGCGAGGAGTTGGAGCACGCGCTGACGATTGCCAAGCAGATCGACTACCTGAATGGTTCGCCGGTCGCCACGCCCAAGGAGGTGAAGCGTTCGGACGACGCGAGGGAAATGCTTCGCTTCGACCTCGAAAACGAACGCGTGACGATCGTGAACTACCGCGAACGAATTCGTCAGGCCGAAGCGCTGGGGGAATTCGCTCTAAGCGAGGTGCTGCGCGAAATCATCGCGCAGGAACAGGAGCATCTCACCGACCTCGCGGACGCGCTGGGGATTGATACTCCGCCCCTGGACGAACGCGTCGCCGGCTGA
- a CDS encoding spermidine synthase, translating into MPAFFRAPRVLIFLVSFSLISLEIVWTRLLSAEFFYTFAFLILSLAVMGLGLGGLALRLFPRLAGLRLLAPLLLATAALALGGPLAVLHLGLDFVQVVSSPAMLGRLALAVLILCSSFFTGGMVVALIFRWEHADMPKLYRADLVGAALGVVAAIALMNSVGTPATALLLPLPLLMAAALRLTGWRRYASLLLVVIPFGLLPWRESLVAKPRQERLPVVQRHWDAMALVKIQQGEGYKNLGIDNAANTPVNEFDGNWADLRAQPSPFFLDPQPLMESMTGCRFLSIGAGGGGDVLLALKNGAAEVHAVEVNSFINGLLVEGGALSAYSGRLYSDPRVRVVTEDARSYVRRHREQFDVIYSLSSNTFAALASGAFALAENYLFTTEAFRDAYRALRPGGFLIVEHQFYGPRLVSEALAGLRLCGISEPERHLAVYALPKLRRQVLLIGRAPLSEAQIEHAFLALAGKDPMLMQRVYPQPAPGANPLIDRIVREGWRRVQPDSATDLSPADDNRPFTAQQGLMKNVSVEKLKTPDAMEYRGFPISKLLIVVVVALVALLALPLNLLPFLRPGPRLRGAAWLYFFSIGAGFMVIELVLLQQFTLMIGPSAYTLAVLLFVLLLCSGLGSRYSLAAPDFLPFVGVVVWVLLNVFFFTACAEACALYPMWGRMAASAALIGPLGFFMGMPFAKGSTRVGELVDWGFAVNGAAAVLGSGAVLLLAFSFGFRIALLAGAALYVAAGLLLARRHAWTPVERGSRESEHAVAVGQL; encoded by the coding sequence ATGCCCGCTTTCTTCCGCGCGCCCCGCGTCCTGATCTTTCTGGTGTCGTTTTCGTTGATTTCGCTCGAGATCGTCTGGACGCGACTCTTGTCGGCGGAGTTTTTCTACACCTTCGCTTTCCTGATCCTCTCGCTGGCAGTGATGGGGCTCGGACTCGGTGGACTGGCGCTGCGGTTGTTCCCGCGGCTGGCGGGGCTGCGCTTGCTCGCGCCGTTGCTCTTGGCCACCGCAGCGCTCGCCCTCGGCGGGCCGCTGGCGGTGCTGCACCTTGGTTTGGACTTCGTGCAGGTCGTCTCGAGCCCCGCGATGCTCGGGCGGCTCGCGTTGGCGGTGTTGATCCTGTGTTCGAGCTTTTTCACCGGCGGCATGGTCGTGGCGCTGATCTTTCGTTGGGAGCACGCGGACATGCCCAAACTCTACCGCGCCGATCTCGTCGGCGCGGCGCTGGGCGTGGTTGCCGCCATCGCTCTGATGAACAGCGTGGGCACGCCCGCGACGGCGCTCTTGCTGCCGCTGCCGCTGCTGATGGCGGCGGCACTCCGGCTGACCGGCTGGCGACGTTATGCCTCGCTGCTGCTGGTGGTCATTCCGTTCGGGCTGCTGCCTTGGCGCGAGTCACTGGTGGCGAAACCACGCCAGGAGCGACTGCCCGTCGTGCAGCGACATTGGGATGCGATGGCGCTGGTGAAGATCCAGCAAGGCGAGGGCTACAAAAATCTCGGCATCGACAACGCCGCCAACACGCCCGTGAACGAGTTCGACGGCAACTGGGCGGACCTGCGGGCCCAACCCTCGCCGTTCTTCCTCGATCCGCAGCCGCTGATGGAGTCGATGACCGGGTGCCGGTTCCTCTCGATCGGCGCCGGCGGAGGCGGCGACGTGCTGCTGGCGCTGAAGAACGGCGCCGCCGAGGTGCACGCCGTCGAGGTGAATTCGTTCATCAACGGGCTGCTCGTCGAGGGCGGCGCGCTGTCCGCCTACTCCGGCCGGCTCTATTCGGACCCACGCGTGCGGGTCGTGACCGAGGATGCCCGCAGTTACGTGCGGCGGCATCGCGAGCAGTTCGATGTGATCTACTCGCTTAGCTCAAACACGTTTGCCGCGCTGGCCAGCGGCGCATTTGCGCTGGCGGAAAACTACCTCTTCACCACGGAGGCGTTTCGCGACGCCTACCGCGCGCTGCGCCCGGGCGGCTTCCTGATCGTCGAGCATCAATTCTACGGTCCCCGGCTCGTCAGTGAGGCCCTCGCCGGGCTGCGGCTCTGCGGGATCAGCGAGCCGGAGCGGCATCTCGCGGTCTATGCGCTGCCGAAGCTACGCCGGCAGGTGCTGCTGATCGGCCGGGCGCCGCTCAGCGAGGCGCAGATCGAGCACGCGTTCCTCGCGCTCGCGGGGAAGGATCCGATGCTGATGCAGCGCGTGTATCCGCAGCCGGCCCCCGGGGCCAATCCGCTCATCGACCGGATCGTGCGCGAAGGCTGGCGGCGTGTGCAGCCCGACTCGGCGACGGATCTCTCGCCGGCGGACGACAACCGGCCGTTCACCGCGCAGCAGGGGCTGATGAAAAACGTCAGCGTGGAGAAGCTGAAAACGCCGGATGCGATGGAATACCGCGGGTTTCCCATCTCGAAACTGCTGATCGTAGTGGTGGTGGCGCTCGTGGCGCTGCTGGCGCTGCCGCTGAATCTGCTGCCATTTCTCCGGCCGGGACCACGGCTGCGCGGAGCGGCGTGGCTTTATTTCTTCAGCATCGGCGCGGGTTTCATGGTCATCGAGTTGGTGCTGCTGCAGCAGTTCACGCTGATGATCGGTCCCTCCGCCTACACGCTCGCGGTGCTCCTGTTCGTGTTGCTGCTGTGCTCCGGTCTCGGCAGCCGTTACTCGCTCGCGGCGCCCGATTTTCTGCCGTTCGTGGGCGTCGTCGTCTGGGTGCTGCTCAACGTATTCTTCTTCACCGCGTGCGCGGAGGCTTGCGCGCTGTACCCGATGTGGGGCCGGATGGCGGCGTCCGCGGCGCTGATCGGGCCGCTGGGCTTTTTCATGGGCATGCCTTTTGCGAAGGGCTCGACGCGGGTGGGGGAGCTGGTGGATTGGGGATTTGCGGTGAACGGGGCGGCCGCGGTGCTTGGCTCCGGCGCGGTCCTGCTGCTCGCGTTCAGCTTCGGTTTCCGGATCGCGCTGCTCGCCGGCGCCGCCCTCTATGTGGCGGCAGGCCTGTTGCTGGCGCGACGCCACGCTTGGACGCCGGTGGAGCGAGGATCGCGGGAATCGGAACACGCCGTCGCGGTCGGTCAATTGTAG